Proteins encoded within one genomic window of Pongo pygmaeus isolate AG05252 chromosome 6, NHGRI_mPonPyg2-v2.0_pri, whole genome shotgun sequence:
- the LOC129040653 gene encoding interferon-induced transmembrane protein 3, translating into MNHTVQTFFSPVNSGQLPNYEMLKEEHEVAVLGAPHNPAPPTSTVIHIRSETSVPDHVVWSLFNTLFMNPCCLGFIAFAYSVKSRDRKMVGDMTGAQAYASTAKCLNIWALILGILMTILLIVIPVLIFQAYQ; encoded by the coding sequence ATGAACCACACTGTCCAAACCTTCTTCTCTCCTGTCAACAGCGGCCAGCTCCCCAACTATGAGATGCTCAAGGAGGAGCACGAGGTGGCTGTGCTGGGGGCGCCCCACAACCCTGCTCCCCCGACATCCACCGTGATCCACATCCGCAGCGAGACCTCCGTGCCGGACCATGTTGTCTGGTCCCTGTTCAACACCCTCTTCATGAACCCCTGCTGCCTGGGCTTCATAGCATTCGCCTACTCCGTGAAGTCTAGGGACAGGAAGATGGTTGGCGACATGACCGGGGCCCAGGCGTATGCCTCCACCGCCAAGTGCCTGAACATCTGGGCCCTGATTCTGGGCATCCTCATGACCATTCTGCTCATCGTCATCCCAGTGTTGATCTTCCAGGCCTATCAATAG